Below is a genomic region from Bacteroidales bacterium.
CAGCTTAAGATGGCTACAGATCCATTGACTGGTACCATTCGTTTTGATTCCTGTTTTAGCTTGATCAGACCTCTCGTCAAATCTGCCCATCTTGCTATGGTCAATTTTGAAACCACTCTGGGTGGCGAACCTTATTCTGGATTTCCCAGATTCAGTGCACCCATTGAATTTGCTGATGCTATCCGACGTACTGGATTTAACATTTTTGTATATGCTAACAACCATGCATGTGATAAAGGTAAAGTTGGATTGGATGGAAACATCAATTATGCTGAATCAAATAGGCTTTATTATGCTGGCATTTACAAAAGTTCTGAAGAACGAAACAAAAAATATCCTCTCATTATACCTTTTCGTCAATGGAAAATTGCAATATTGAACTACACGTACGGCACGAATAAAATAAATCCACCTGCCGGATATGTGGTGAATTACATCGACACTTTTCAAATATTGAATGACATTATAAAAGCTAAACAAGCTAATCCTGCTTTGATCATATGCGCTATCCACTGGGGCGAAGAATATCAGATCCAACCTAATGAAAATCAAAAGCAAATTGCTGCCTTTTTGCTTAAACATGGTGTTAACATCATTATTGGCAGTCACCCTCACGTAATCCAACCCGTTGAGTTTTTCATTCCTCCTGGTGATATGGAAAAACACTTAGTAGCTTGGTCTATGGGTAATTTTATCTCTAATCAAAAATCTATATACACCGATGGAGCCATGTTGCTATTTGCTACAATATATTTTTATCCCAACAACCAAGCAAAAATTGGAAAAGTCCAGGTGCTTCCCCTGTGGCGATTTAAAAATAAGATTCCTCCCGGTTATTACCTGATTCCTTCCTTTGCAGATAGCAATCAATTAAACCAATACGGTTTTACATATGAAGACAAAAAAACATTTTATCATGTCATAGAATACATACGACGACAAACTTTAACTGAAAATATAAGCGAATACACTCATGAAGGAAATTAATAACGAAATCGTATTCCCCGAACTGGAAGAATTTCTTTTCGTAGGCAAAGAATACTGTTTCTTTTTAGAAAAAATATCTTCTAGAGAAGTCCATGATGTTCTGGACTATGTAAGGAAAATTCTGCCTTACCTTTACATTAAAGCAAGTATGATACCCTTTTCTGAACTTACTGACGACGATTTTATTCAGCGATATGTCAGCGAAGAAGATTATGAGATTGTTTTCAACGAAGTACGTGAAAAAGTCCAAACACTTGAACCTCATTACATTTACAATCCTGAGTTAAAAGAGCCAGAAAAAATATCCATAGCTGAAGCATTGACTGACATTTACCAAGATATCAAGGATTTACTTTTAGCCTTTAACCGAGGATTGACCCATGAAAAAATCTCAGTAGAAAAATATGCTCATCTTTGGTTCATAGAACGAATTGGCACGCGAATTGTACAGGTTTTGCCAGCCTTTCATCAATGGTACGTTAATACTTATCAGCGTGAAGTATAATACAAAACATATGAAAAAGATAATTTATCTCTTGATTGGGTTTATGTTTACTTTGCAGTTAAGTGCACAGGGATACAAAATCTATCTTAAAACCAACTGGAAAGATACCAACATTTTGATCGGATACTATTATGGTAAGTATCAGTACGTACTTGATACTGCCCGAGCCGACAAAACAGGTCTTGCTACGTTCGAGAAAAAAGATACTGTCAAAGGCGGCATTTATTTCTTTGTGTTTCCTGACAAAAAGTATTTTGAGTTTATTCTCGATAAAGATAGAAACATTCGTTTCGAAGCCGATACGTCAGATTTTATTAATACTCTTAAAATCAAAGGATCTGAAGACAACATAGTATTTAATAACTACCAACGTTATGTTACTAGCAAAGCAAAAGATGCGGAGAATTTATCTAAAAAATACAAATCTTTGAAAGAAAGAAATTCTCAATCAGATAGTTTGAAATTGCTTGAAGAAAAAATCAAAAAGCTCAATGAAGAAGTCATTAATTACAAGACTGATTTGATTAAAAAATATCCTCAAAGCCTACTTACTAAAACACTTATAGCATCGAAGGACCCTGAAGAACCTAAAAATGTACCTGTTCTTGAAAACGGCAAAAAAGATTCTCTTTTCATTTACATGTATTATCGTAAACATTTTTGGGACAACGTAGATCTAGCAGATGATAGACTATTGCGAACTCCCATTTTTCACAACAAGTTGGAAACATATTTTACCAAAGTCATACCTCAAATCCCCGACACAATCATCAAGGAGGCAGATGCATTTATTGAAAAGGTAAAAAGTAACAAAGAATTGTTCAAATATACTGTTTGGTATCTTACCTATACCTCAGAAACATCCCAGGTTATGGGTATGGATGCTGTTTTTGTTTATTTGGTTGATAAAATTTATAGGCCAGGTCTTGCCTATTGGGTTTCTGAGAAAACAACTAAAAAAATGATTGAAAAAGCTGATAAAATAAAACCCAACTTAATTGGTAAAATTGCTCCTGAATTGATTCTAATCGATACCAACAACAATCTCGTATCTTTGCACTCAATCAAAGCCAAATATGTGATTCTATATTTTTGGGATCCCCAATGTGGTCATTGTGCAAAGGAAACACCAAAACTTATTGAATATTTTCAAAGAATTAAAGACAGTTTGAATATCAAAGTTTATGCGGTATGTACCGATTCAAGCCTCACCCGCTGGAAAAAAGGCATTATCGAGAAAAAAATGGGTGATTTTATCAATGTTAATGGGACTCGAACAGCGTATGGTAATTTTCACGAATCTTATGATATTTATTCAACTCCTGTCGTATATATTCTTGATCATAGAAAGCGTATTATAGCTAAACGAATACCTGTAGAACAGATTGATTCTTTTCTGAAATTCTATGAAAAAAAGCCTCTTTTCAAAGATTGACGCATTACCTTATTCACAAGTTGGTGTGTTTTTTGTTTTTATAGAGATACTTTCTCTTACAGTCGTATATCTATCGACCAAGCTTTTGCTAAACAATTTATCTTTCCCTGTATTTGGTTTCTACTGGTTCCTTTCAGGTTTTTTTTGGAATTTACTCATCGTTTTTTTTGATCCAAAGACTTATCAATCAATCATAGATATTTTTCGTTTTCCACTTTTTATGTTCTCGATTGGATTTTTAGACGCTGTGGCAACTGTTATGTGGTTCAAAGCTATTGAATCTACTCCTAATCCCAGCATCGTATCTTTTATGACCAACGTGAGTCCAATTTATGCCTTGATTTTAGGATATATCTTTCATAAAGAGCGTTTCAAATTGCTTGAAGTTATAGGAATGGTCATTACTTTTGCCGGTCTTATTATGATTTCCTACCAGAAAAATATAACTGTTCATGGGTTTATGTTTGAGAATGCTGGAATAATTTTAATTTCTTCACTTATAAGTCAAGCTGGTAAAACCATTTTAAAGTATAGGATAAGTTCTTTCCATCCAGTAGCTTTCGCTGTTAATAGACTTTTCTTTCTGTTGAGCTTTGTTATCATCTTTTTGATGCTAGAGCCAAAAAAATATAACCTTTCAATTCCTTTCGAACAAGCTTTCTTGATCTTCTTAGCTTCTTTTTTTGGCCCTTTTCTTGCTACCATTGCTGGATATAAAGCTCTCTCTTTGCTCAAAATGAGTACGTATTCCTTTCTCTCATCAGTTCGTTCTTTGTTTGTCCTTATTGCTTCTTTTATTTTTTTACATAAACTTCCCCTGGTTCATCAAACAATAGGTGGCCTCCTTACTATCATTGGTTTCCTTTTCATTTCTATGAAAAATAAATACTATGATCCAAATAAAAACGGTTCTTAAAAACTCTTTTCATCACAAAAAATTAAGATAATTCTTCGAATTTTTTTATTTTTGCTTATCAAAAAAAAATTATGAATAAGAAAGTGTTTATTTCATTAGCATTAGTTTTATGTACATTTTTTTCGTGTAGCAGCTACGAAGATGGACCGGCTGTAAGTCTTATTCCCAGGAAGGTTCGCCTCGTCAATAAATGGAAAATGGAAAAGAAATTTATAAACGACCAAGAACAAACTTTGAGTGAAGATGAGAAAAAAGGATACTGGAATTTAAAAAACGATAATACAGCTGAAGTAGTTTCTTACTCGGGTAGTTTAACATATACCTTTACAGGAACATGGGAAGAAGTAGATCATTATAATAAAGTCAGAATTAAAGTTAGTGGAACCTTCTTGGGCTTTCCCGTCACACTAGAAGATGAATACATCATCCTAAGGCTAACAAACAATGAACTATGGGTTAAACAAGTGAAAAATAACGAGACTTATGAATATCATTTGGTAACCTATTAAAAAATTTTCTACCTTTGTAATACAAAAAAATAATAACATGAAAAATTATTTGTCTATCGTAACAATTATGATCCTATTTACCCTGGTTTCTTGTGGTAAATACGAAGAAGGCCCTGCTATCAGCTTTCTCCCTAAGAAGGCTAGATTAGTTAATAAGTGGAAAATTGAGAAGCATTTCTTCAACGATCAAGAACAGACTCTTTCCGAAGATGAAAAGAAGGGATACATTGAATTTAAGAAAGACAACACATTCGAAAGTGTTTCTTATGATGGATCTGTATCATTTACATTAACAGGTACATGGGAAGAAATCGACAATTATTCTCAGGTTAAAGTTAAGTACACAGGCGTTTACATGGGAGTACCTTACTCTTATGAGACAACTTTCACTATTTTGAGATTAAAGAACAATGAATTATGGATCGAATACAAAGACGAGAACAACAATCGTTACAAGGAATATTATGTAAGTTATTAAAACAATAATGAACTTTTTTACCCGCCTATTGGCGGGTTTTTTTATTCCGTTATAGTATGTTTTGACACAAAATCAATTCCAATTATTAATTCTTATTTAATTTTATACAAAAAAACCATGAAAAGAGTAGCAGTTATCTTATCAGGTTGTGGAGTATTTGACGGCTCAGAAATTCATGAAGCCATCATGTCTATGTTAGCCATTGATCAACTGGGAGGTGAATACACCCTCTTTGCACCTAACAAAAATCAAGCACACGTTATTGATCACTTGAACGGAGAAATAAGTAAAGAAACACGAAATGTACTGGTCGAAGCAGCTCGTATTGCTAGAGGAAAGATCCAACCTTTGGAAAATCTAAGTGCAAACGACTTTGACGCCCTGGTCATTCCCGGTGGTTATGGTGTTGCCAAAAACCTATCAGATTACGCTTTTAAAGGCGAAAACTTCTCTGTGGATCCAGTTTTTGAAAACATAGTTAAAGCTTTTTACAAAGCTAAAAAACCTATTGCAGCCTTATGTATCGCACCCGTAGTTATTGCCAAAATCATTGGACAAGATGTTCAAGTTACCATAGGTTCCGATCAAAATACTGCTGGTCACATCAATCAATTTGGAGCAAAACACGTCGAAACTAATGCCACTGGTGTTGTAGTTGATAAGAACCATAAAATAGTAACCACACCTTGCTACATGTTAGCTTCTCGCATTAGTGAAATATATGAAGGAGCTTACAAGGCCATAAAAGAATTATTTGAGCTTATGTCATGATACAAATTTCTGCATCTATTCTTTCAGCAAATTTTCTCCGATTAGAAGAAGAAATCGAAGAATTAAACCAGAGCGAAGTTGATTTCATTCATATCGATGTAATGGATGGGCTTTTTGTGCCCAACATTTCTTTAGGTTTTCCAGTCATTGATGCTATTGCTAACGTAGCCAAAAAACCTCTCGATATTCATCTCATGATTTACAAACCTGAACGTTACATTGAAAAATTTTTAGAATACAAACCAGCTTTCATTAGTATTCACTACGAAGGACAAGACCATCTGCACAGAGTAATAGAGCTCATTAAAAAAAATGGAACCAAGGCTGGTGTGGTAATCAATCCTCATACACCGGTTTCTGTTTTAGAATCTACTCTTTGCGATGCTGATATGGTTCTTGTCATGTCGGTCAATCCAGGTTTTGGAGGTCAACAATTTATTCCCCATTCACTTACAAAAGTCAAACAGCTTCGTAATCTCATCGATGATCTAAAAACATCCACCCTCATTGAAGTAGACGGAGGAATCAGTAAAGAAAATGTTTCCTTGCTCGTACAACATGGAGCTGACATCTTGGTAATAGGCAATGCTCTTTTTACTCAAAAAAATAAAGCTCAATATATTCAAGCTATTAAAACTCTAGTAAGTACCTGAATGAAGCATGGTTATCATACAATTTAACACGCACTCTATGCCTTTGGAGTAGGCTAGTTTTTCAAGTTCGGGATTATAAGTACCAGGATTGAATATAATTCTCTGGGGTTCAAGGGAAAAGATGTATTCATACCATTCTTTCTGTTTTTCTTCAGATATATACAAGGATACGGTGTGAACTTTTTCAAATTTTGTTTTACAAGTCACAATAGGTATATTTCCAATGATTCCGTCTCTAACACCTACAGGGTAAATAGGTATGCCATACTGTATGCAAAGCAAAGTTGCAATATAAGAATATCGATCAGGATTGGGACTGGCGCCAATGATCACTGTAACTTTTTCCATCTCCCCTCTTTTTGTAAATATAATAAATTCAAGGCCTTTATGCAAATTGATCTTGTTAGTCAAATATGTATATTAGTTTTTAAAAAAATGTAATATCTATACAAAAGAATTATTTCCGTTTACTTCTAATGATATCAATTTTTTTTATTTTTGCACGGGTTGGTTCTCTTCTTCTTTATCAAGGAAGGAGAGCTAAGAGGGAATCGGGTGAAAATCCCGAGCAGTGCCCGCTGCTGTGAGTCCCTAAACGTAGCTTAGGCAAATTCTCCTTGCCACTGTTCGTAAGAACGGGAAGGCGTCTAAGCTGGGACAAGCCAGAAGACCTGCCAGCTCATGTTCGTCTGCTACCTTTCGGGGTCAAAAGGTACAGAAAAGTCAATCAAAAAAATTTTTAACTATGAAAAAAAGCATTTTTCTCGTACGTATGGTAGGCATTTTATTTTTTACAATGCCCCACAAATTCTTTTCTCAAAACAATTTTAGTTTTAGTGATATCACCTTCTGGATAGGCAACGGGCCATACAAAGCAGCTCTTGTTGTAGACTTTAATGACAATCTCCAACCTGAATGTTTTGTATGGGGTTATCGATTTAATGACACTACTAACACAGACGCTGAAGACATGTTCCATGACATCGACTCTGTAGATGCGGGACTGAGTTTTATCATTCAAGGCGGATTTCTTATGTCTGCCTATTACGGTTCGCATCAAGCCATCGGAGGTACCAACAATTATTACTTTGCTACTTTCAATTCACCCAAGGTTTTTGGTAATTGGATTATGAACAGTGGTTTGAGTGAAATTCTTAAGGATTCTCTATGGTTTGGCGCTTCTTTCACACCATGGGACTCAAATTTTTTACCGGTTTACCTTCCAGAAAACCCAGTACCTGCAAATAATCCTGCTTCCCTTGTAAGCTTCAAAGTACCTCGATCCTATATTCATCCTAATCCTTTAAAAGAAAAAGGCTTTATTAAGCACAATGTGTCCAGAATTGATGTTTTTTCTTTAGATGGAAGAAAAATCGGGGAAATTTATCCTAACAATCATGTTTTTGACATCGAAAATTTTGAAACTGGACCCGTTATTTTTCGATGGATAGAAGGAAAAGTTCCTTACAGTGAATTGATTTTAATTCAAAAATGAAAAAAATCGTACTTTTTGTTTTTTGTTGGTGGGTTGCCCAGGGTGGCAGGGCACAATATCCACCACCAGCTGGTGAATTAGGATCAACAGCCATTCATGCAGATTCATCTATTTTTATTGGGTGGGCAACCTCATGTCAGGTGTTACGAGGTTATATCAACATAAATGATACAACAACGACTGCCAATGGCTCTAATCGAGCATCTTACGGAACGCCCGAAAACGCTCTTGGGAAAGCCGACAACCAAGTGGTGAGTTTGGGTGATAAAGGTGTGGCTATTTTGACTTTTTACCCTTTTGAGATTTTTGATGGACCAGGATTTGACTTTGCCATTTTTGAAAATGGTTTTTCGAACAGTTTTTTAGAACTTGCATTGGTTGAAGTAAGCTCAGATGGTGAACATTTTTATCGTTTTCCTGCGCACTCTCTCACCCAAACTATCACCCAGGTGGGGCCTTTCGACACCCTGGACGCTAGACTTATCAACAACTTGGCTGGCAAATACAGAGCTCTCTATGGTACTCCATTTGACCTATCGGATCTTACCGATATGCCCAGAGACGAAAAACAACATATCAAATACGTTCGAATTATTGATGTAGGTGGATCTATAGATTCTTCTTTTGGAACAAAAGATGCCTTCGGTAATTTGATCAATGATCCTTTTCCTACCCCCTTCGCTTCCTGTGGTTTTGACCTCGATGCCTTAGGAATTATTCATGGCTTCGCCTTTTTGCCTGAAATAAATACTTCTACTCTTTTTTATCCAAATCCTGTCACAGATTATATATTTTTAAAAATCAACACGGAAAAAATAGAACTTTTTGATTTAACTGGCAGAATAGAAATTGTTTACTCCCAACCTCCTAGTCGAATTGATCTTTCTAAGCTTTTGCCCGGAACCTACATTATGCAAATTAATGATCAAGTGTCAACTTTGCTTATAAAAAAATGAAAAAAATTTGTTTTTTTACCGTTTTTCTTGTAATTTACTGTCAATGCTTTTCCCAAAAAGATACCAGTTTCATATTACCTGAAATTAATATCATTGAAGCAAAGTCTAAAATTGGTATGTGGAACATACAACCAACTGATACCACAAGCAATGTTCTTCTTACTCAACAGCTTGAACTTTCATCGCCCATGCACTTAAAGACATATAATCCAGGAGGGAACGTGTCTTTTTCCTTTCATGGCCTAGGTAGTAATCACACTCTTATGCTATGGAATGGTTTTCCCATTAATTCTTCCTTTTTGGGTCAACCTTTGATTTATGGTTTAGGGCTTTTAGAAGTAGGAAAATCTGCATTGTTTCCAGGTTCATTATCGGCTGCCATTTTCCCCGGAGGACCTGGAGCTATATTAGCATTAGATGAAAGAAGTTCAACTAAAAAAGCTTTTGTAATAGAGTATGGCTCATATAAAACGATGAGAACTTTACTCAAATGGGAAAATAAGTGGAAAAAACATCGTACAGCACCTTCATTTAGTTTTTCTCGATCTAATAACGACTATCATTTCATCAATAATGCTTTTGGTGATCCCAAT
It encodes:
- a CDS encoding CapA family protein; the protein is MKKTKFLVFSIPSILALFAGGWVFKHFSEQDHQTSIGYLNEIQDSLIFVATGDAMMHLPQLKMATDPLTGTIRFDSCFSLIRPLVKSAHLAMVNFETTLGGEPYSGFPRFSAPIEFADAIRRTGFNIFVYANNHACDKGKVGLDGNINYAESNRLYYAGIYKSSEERNKKYPLIIPFRQWKIAILNYTYGTNKINPPAGYVVNYIDTFQILNDIIKAKQANPALIICAIHWGEEYQIQPNENQKQIAAFLLKHGVNIIIGSHPHVIQPVEFFIPPGDMEKHLVAWSMGNFISNQKSIYTDGAMLLFATIYFYPNNQAKIGKVQVLPLWRFKNKIPPGYYLIPSFADSNQLNQYGFTYEDKKTFYHVIEYIRRQTLTENISEYTHEGN
- a CDS encoding DUF5063 domain-containing protein; its protein translation is MKEINNEIVFPELEEFLFVGKEYCFFLEKISSREVHDVLDYVRKILPYLYIKASMIPFSELTDDDFIQRYVSEEDYEIVFNEVREKVQTLEPHYIYNPELKEPEKISIAEALTDIYQDIKDLLLAFNRGLTHEKISVEKYAHLWFIERIGTRIVQVLPAFHQWYVNTYQREV
- a CDS encoding DUF5106 domain-containing protein; its protein translation is MKKIIYLLIGFMFTLQLSAQGYKIYLKTNWKDTNILIGYYYGKYQYVLDTARADKTGLATFEKKDTVKGGIYFFVFPDKKYFEFILDKDRNIRFEADTSDFINTLKIKGSEDNIVFNNYQRYVTSKAKDAENLSKKYKSLKERNSQSDSLKLLEEKIKKLNEEVINYKTDLIKKYPQSLLTKTLIASKDPEEPKNVPVLENGKKDSLFIYMYYRKHFWDNVDLADDRLLRTPIFHNKLETYFTKVIPQIPDTIIKEADAFIEKVKSNKELFKYTVWYLTYTSETSQVMGMDAVFVYLVDKIYRPGLAYWVSEKTTKKMIEKADKIKPNLIGKIAPELILIDTNNNLVSLHSIKAKYVILYFWDPQCGHCAKETPKLIEYFQRIKDSLNIKVYAVCTDSSLTRWKKGIIEKKMGDFINVNGTRTAYGNFHESYDIYSTPVVYILDHRKRIIAKRIPVEQIDSFLKFYEKKPLFKD
- a CDS encoding DMT family transporter; this encodes MKKSLFSKIDALPYSQVGVFFVFIEILSLTVVYLSTKLLLNNLSFPVFGFYWFLSGFFWNLLIVFFDPKTYQSIIDIFRFPLFMFSIGFLDAVATVMWFKAIESTPNPSIVSFMTNVSPIYALILGYIFHKERFKLLEVIGMVITFAGLIMISYQKNITVHGFMFENAGIILISSLISQAGKTILKYRISSFHPVAFAVNRLFFLLSFVIIFLMLEPKKYNLSIPFEQAFLIFLASFFGPFLATIAGYKALSLLKMSTYSFLSSVRSLFVLIASFIFLHKLPLVHQTIGGLLTIIGFLFISMKNKYYDPNKNGS
- a CDS encoding lipocalin family protein; translated protein: MNKKVFISLALVLCTFFSCSSYEDGPAVSLIPRKVRLVNKWKMEKKFINDQEQTLSEDEKKGYWNLKNDNTAEVVSYSGSLTYTFTGTWEEVDHYNKVRIKVSGTFLGFPVTLEDEYIILRLTNNELWVKQVKNNETYEYHLVTY
- a CDS encoding lipocalin family protein, with the translated sequence MKNYLSIVTIMILFTLVSCGKYEEGPAISFLPKKARLVNKWKIEKHFFNDQEQTLSEDEKKGYIEFKKDNTFESVSYDGSVSFTLTGTWEEIDNYSQVKVKYTGVYMGVPYSYETTFTILRLKNNELWIEYKDENNNRYKEYYVSY
- the elbB gene encoding isoprenoid biosynthesis glyoxalase ElbB; protein product: MKRVAVILSGCGVFDGSEIHEAIMSMLAIDQLGGEYTLFAPNKNQAHVIDHLNGEISKETRNVLVEAARIARGKIQPLENLSANDFDALVIPGGYGVAKNLSDYAFKGENFSVDPVFENIVKAFYKAKKPIAALCIAPVVIAKIIGQDVQVTIGSDQNTAGHINQFGAKHVETNATGVVVDKNHKIVTTPCYMLASRISEIYEGAYKAIKELFELMS
- the rpe gene encoding ribulose-phosphate 3-epimerase codes for the protein MIQISASILSANFLRLEEEIEELNQSEVDFIHIDVMDGLFVPNISLGFPVIDAIANVAKKPLDIHLMIYKPERYIEKFLEYKPAFISIHYEGQDHLHRVIELIKKNGTKAGVVINPHTPVSVLESTLCDADMVLVMSVNPGFGGQQFIPHSLTKVKQLRNLIDDLKTSTLIEVDGGISKENVSLLVQHGADILVIGNALFTQKNKAQYIQAIKTLVST
- a CDS encoding CoA-binding protein, producing the protein MEKVTVIIGASPNPDRYSYIATLLCIQYGIPIYPVGVRDGIIGNIPIVTCKTKFEKVHTVSLYISEEKQKEWYEYIFSLEPQRIIFNPGTYNPELEKLAYSKGIECVLNCMITMLHSGTY
- a CDS encoding T9SS type A sorting domain-containing protein yields the protein MKKIVLFVFCWWVAQGGRAQYPPPAGELGSTAIHADSSIFIGWATSCQVLRGYININDTTTTANGSNRASYGTPENALGKADNQVVSLGDKGVAILTFYPFEIFDGPGFDFAIFENGFSNSFLELALVEVSSDGEHFYRFPAHSLTQTITQVGPFDTLDARLINNLAGKYRALYGTPFDLSDLTDMPRDEKQHIKYVRIIDVGGSIDSSFGTKDAFGNLINDPFPTPFASCGFDLDALGIIHGFAFLPEINTSTLFYPNPVTDYIFLKINTEKIELFDLTGRIEIVYSQPPSRIDLSKLLPGTYIMQINDQVSTLLIKK
- a CDS encoding Plug domain-containing protein, whose product is MKKICFFTVFLVIYCQCFSQKDTSFILPEINIIEAKSKIGMWNIQPTDTTSNVLLTQQLELSSPMHLKTYNPGGNVSFSFHGLGSNHTLMLWNGFPINSSFLGQPLIYGLGLLEVGKSALFPGSLSAAIFPGGPGAILALDERSSTKKAFVIEYGSYKTMRTLLKWENKWKKHRTAPSFSFSRSNNDYHFINNAFGDPN